AGCGCGCAGCAGATTGCCAGCGAGACCCATCGGGATGGACACAGCGAGCACATTGATACTAGCAGCAGCGGCCAGCGGAACCATGAGCGGAACCATCGCGAAGAACAGTGCGGTACCGGAACCGGAGAGTAGCACGATGAGCGCAGTGAGGCCGACAAGGATAAGCGGCAGCACGAAGCCCATACCAGAGCCGGACAGGCCGGTCATTGCGTTCTGCAGTTCGGTGATCAGACCAATGGACTTAAGACCAACGACGAACACAGAAGCAGCGACCAACAGTGCCACAATCGGCATTGCGCCACCCATGCCCTTGAAGAAGGACTCGGTGCCAGCGAGGGTTTCCTTGCCCTTGCGAGTGCGGATGAGCTCGCAGATAATGGCGATCACGAAGGAGAGAATGGAAGCGAGTTCAACACTCAGGTCGATCTTTGCGCCGGTGGTGGAAGTGATGGCGAACACGATGAGAAGCATGATGATCGGCAGCAGCGGCAAAATCGCATACACAGTGCGGTAGAGAGCGCTACCTTCGACAGCCTTAACCTCAGCCAGGTCAACATCACCGTCGGTCAAATCCGAGCCAGCGCGCTTGTCCATGAACTTCTGCCAGAAGTAGTGTGCCAGTGCCATGACGAGCAAGGTCGGGATGGAAACGAGCACGTGATAACGGAAGACGTAATCGCTGGCGGTCAGGCCGGAGAACATGTCGGTCTTAGCGAGTTCAGCGGCGATGGCAACATTGTCGGAGCCAAGCGGGGTCGGCATAATCGTTGCAGTAGTGGCAATGACTGCAGCTGCGCTCAGCAGGCTCATACCAGCTTGGCGAAGCACCGGGTACAGCGTTGCCATAAGGATGATAGCCAGGTTGGAAGCACTCGGAATGACCAGAGACAACAGGTTGCCCAACAAGAAGGTAATCGGCACGAGGATATACGGGGACTTGATGTGCGCAATCGGCTTGGCGAGCACACTTACCGTGACTTCATTGGCTCCGATATGGGACATGTAGCCGGTGTAGCCACCAAGGATGAGGATGATGAAGCCAGCAGAAGTGAGCGTGCTCACGAACTGATCGCCTACAACCTTGAACGGATCAAGCCAAGTGACACCACTGGAAACGAAGTCGGTGAATGAGATGTCCTTGCCCATCAGCAATGCGATGTACATCAGCACAATGCCGATGAGGAACAGGGAAATCTTGATGTCCATTTTCTTCACGAGCATAAAGCCCACAATGCCAATCGCGGCAATTGCCACGAGGTACATAATCACCAGTTCCATCGGTCTGGTCCTTTCTTTGTTCTCTTATTCTCTGTTGTTGAATTCACGAATATTGATGCGCTCAGGGGCGCCGGTGTTAGCGGCGTCGAAGAGACAAGGGACTATGCACAATGGGCGATGCCGTCCATGAACCAGTCGCAGAATCGATCTGCGTGAACGCCGGTGGTGACGGTGGCATTCGGTTCGCGCTTAAGGTAGCCCTTAAGATCAACGACCGTACACCCTGCAGTGAGTTCGCCAGCGATTTCTACGTCCACAAATGCCTTAGTCATGTCGAATAGGTCAGGCTCCAGCAAGCATGCGACTGCGCAAGCGTCATACATTTTGAGACCGGTGCCGAAGCTGCGCTTGCGGTAGCGCTGGAACAGGTCATGAGCCATCAGACCGACCTTGCCCATATCCTTAAGCTGAGCGGTTTTCTCCGGCGGAATCACAGTTCCCAAGCCGGCGTCCAGTGTGGCCATAGTAATGTCAAGACCAGAAGTGAGCACAATCTTGGCGGCTTCAGGGTCAACGAAAATATTGAATTCGGCCATAACACCCTTGTTGCCGCGAGTGACCGAACCACCCATGAGCACAATGCGCTCAATACGCGACTTGACTTCCGGAAAAGTTTTTAGCAACAGTGCGATGTTGGTCAGCGGACCGATTGGCATGACGGTGACGGGTTCAGCAGAAGCCATGATCTCGTCGCGCATTGCTTCGACAGCATGCTTATCCAGCAGAAGTTCAGTTTTGGGCTCAGGGAAATCGAATCCCTCCATACCGGTTTTACCGTGGATATCGCTTGCATCATCAAGCTGACGGATCAGCGGTTCAGCAGCGCCACGAGCGACCGGTACGTCCTTACCGTAGTAGGCCATCAGCTTGAGCGCGTTCGTCGTTGTCGCTTCAATGCTGACATTGCCAGCAACCGTAGTAATCAGCCGCACGTCGAAGCGCGGGTTGAACACTGCCAGTGCGATGGCGACGGCGTCATCGATGCCGGGGTCAGTGTCGATAATCAGAGGGATCTGCTTCATTGCTTGTTCGGTTCCTTTCGTGGTGTGTTGATATACGTGTTATGCGTAGTGCTCGGCGAGCCGATTACTTGATTCCGCTTGTGGCGGTGGATTCAGCTGCGCTGAGCGGAACGGGATCAACGAATTGGACTAATCCGCTGCCATAACCCGGTGCCGGCCGGCGCAGGAACCCATGCTCTTCGTAGAACGATTCCTTGCCAGGTGTTGCCATCAGGCCAATGTACGCATGGTTGCAGCAGTGTTCTCGAATGCGTGTGATAAGTGCGCGCAGCACCGCCGTACCGACTCCATCCCCTTGGTATTGCGGTAATACCACGAGATCTTTGATGAAGAATGCGATACGTCCATCGCCGACCACACGACCAATTCCGGCCACCTGACCATCAACGTAGGCAACCACGGAATACAGCCCACCATCCAGCGCCATACGCGCGTCTTCGCGGTCGTAATGGTAGAAACCCACAGCGTCGCGAACGCTGACGTACAGTTCGGCTGTCAGCGCGTCTTGCTGAATCGATATGCACATTGCCCGCTCACCTCCTCTGTGAGTTTCCTCCAAACCGATCATCGTTGATCATCGCCATTGATAAAACGTTTAATCAACTAATGAAAATTATGATATAACCTTTTACCAATGTTGTCAACGATGTCGGCACGTCAGCACTGTTCAGCGCATAAGCCCAGCCTTCATACACCTGATAAACGCTGCAATATCAGGGAACACGCCACATAGGAGCCCCAACCGAATCACGCAGTACAAACGATGACGGGACATAGCGCGATTCACCACGACTGCAATCATTATTTATAATCATGTCGAGCAACATATCCACGCCCTGGCGACCCATATCCTCAGCTTGCTGCGAAATAATCGCGACTTGCGGAGTCAGCAGACGGAATACGGCAATGTCATCGAATGAAATCACTGACATTTCACTACCAATATCAATGCCGCGGTCATGCAGCAAACCAATCATCGTGATCATGTCAGGCGAGTAAGCGCAAATAATCGCCGTAACACCTGCTCTTACAAGTTCATTTAGTCCTGCTTCGCGCGAAACATATGTAGAATCACAGTCGACAACCGCCGCAGTTCCCTTCCCCAACTGCGTCACCTGTGCCACAGCAGAACGGAATGCCGCTTCACGCTCATTTATATTGGACGAGCCCAGTGACGAGTGTGACACAAATCCAATGTGACGATGCCCTAAGCGCACAAGTTCGGCAACAGCCTCGCAAACACCTGGGTATGGGTCGGACACTACGAATGGCACCGAATTTACTCCCGATACCAAACGATCCACGAACACCAGTGGTAGCTCGCGCGCGATAAGCGACTGCATACCAGGCGAATTGACACCTTGCGGCACCACGATTGCCCCGTCAATACGTTGCCCAAGCAGATTGTCAATAAACGCATCCTGGCGTTCCACTGTTTCTGCTGAAGTACCAATCAGCGTGGAATAGCCCTGGGCATACAACTCGTCTTCCATTGACGAGACTAAATCAGCGAAATACGGATTGCGCAAATCAGGAACCAGCAGGCCAACAGTCTTAGTATCCGACGAGCGCATGGAACGAGCACGTTGATCGGGCACATACCCCATTTCCTCAACAGTTTTCAGCACCAACTGTCGCGTATCACTAGAAAAGCGGCCTTTATTGTGAAGTATCTGGGAAACAGCAGCAGCCGATACACCGGCACGTTGAGCAACATCCTTCAACGTCACGAACGCCATAGTCCCCTCCTTGCGGCCGATACATCGTCAAAGCAACAATTCAAATGTACCCTTTTCACCGCCAATATTCGCAATCCTGCGCCAACACACGGCTCTCAACATAGAAAACCGCACCCCAACCACCGGATGAGAATTGCTTCAACCCGATAATCGAGGTGCGGTTTTTGCAGGCGTACCGACTACTCCAGCTCCACCGCGCCGGTGTACAGCTGGTAGTACTCGCCCTTCTGCGCGATCAGCTCGTCATGCGAGCCACGCTCGATGATGTTGCCATGGTCGAGCACCATGATCACATCGGAGTTGCGCACGGTGGACAGGCGGTGGGCGATGACGAAGACCGTACGGCCCTTCATCAGGTTATCCATACCAGCTTGCACAACCTCTTCAGTGCGCGTATCAATCGAGGACGTGGCCTCGTCAAGGATCAGCGCGGGCGGATCGGCCACCGCCGCACGGGCAATGGAAATCAGCTGGCGCTGGCCTTGGGACAGGCCGGAACCGTCGCCTTCCAGCACTGTGTCGTAGCCCTTGGGCAGCATGCGAATGAAGCTATCCGCATTAACCAGGCGAGCAGCCTCGATACATTCCTCATCGGTGGCGTTCAGGCGGCCGTAACGGATGTTGTCCATCACGGTGCCGGTGAACAGGTTCACGTCCTGCAGCACGATGCCCAAAGACCTGCGCAGGTCAGGCTTCTTGATGCCGGCCACGGAGATGCCGTCGTACAGAATCTGGCCTTCCTGAATGTCGTAGAACCGGTTGATCAGGTTGGTCACGGTGGTTTTGCCGGCACCGGTGGCGCCGACGAGCGCAATCTTCTGGCCGGGCTTGGCGAACCAGGTGATGTCGTGCAGCACCGGCTTATCCGGGTTGTAGCCGAAGGTCACGTTGGTGAAGCGCACATCGCCGCGCAGCAGGGTCAGTCGACCATCAGGCGAGGTAATCGCCTGCTCCTTGGCCTTCATCACCACTTCACGGGCCGAACCCTTGAGCTTTTCTGCGGCCTTCAGAGACCTCGTGCCATCGTCGCCGATTTCGCGCTTCCACGCCCAGTGACCGGTCTCATGGTCCACCTCGGTCATGGTGCGTCCGTCCTCGCCCAGTTCCACGTTGACGAGCGTCACAGTGCCCTTGTCTTCCTCGATGGGCTCATCCATCAGCTTGAAGATACGGGAAGCACCGGCGAGCGCCATCATCACCATGGTCAGCTGCTGGGAGACCTGGCCGATCGGGTTGATGAACGAACGGGACAGGGTCAGCAAGGAGACGAGCGTACCGAGGGTGAGCGGCTTGACACCAGTCAGACCGATGTCGTTGACGCCGGCCAGCGAGACGGCGGCGCCGATGATGGCGAGCAGGATGTACAGCAGGTAGCCCATGTTGCCGACGACCGGCATGGTGACGTTGCCCCATGTGTTCGCTTCGGCGGACGCCTCGAAGAGCTCCTCGTTCTTCTCGTCGAAGGTCTTCTGGGTGGCGTCTTCGTGGTTGAAGACCTTGATGACCTTCTGGCCGTTGACGGATTCCTCCACGAAGGCGTTCACGTCGCCGATCCACTGCTGCTGCTTGACGAAGTAGCGGCCGGAGCGGCTCACGATCTTGCGCACGATGAAGTAGAGCAGAACGGTGAACACGATTACGAACGCGGTGAATGGAATGGACAGCCACAGCATGGACAGCAGCGCCGCGGCCGCGGAGATAATCGAGGAGAACATCTGCGGGAACGACTGCGAGATGGCCTGGCGCAGCGTATCGGTGTCGTTGGTGTAGTGGCTCATGATGTCGCCGTGCTCGTGGCTGTCGAAGTAGCGGATCGGCAGCTTCTGCTGGTGGGCGAACATGTCGTCACGGATCTTCTTGAGCGTGCCCTGTTCGACGGTGATGATCAGCCACTGCCAAGCCCAGGATGCCACGATGCCGGCCACATACAGGCAGGCCATCAGACTGATGGCGCGCAGCAACGGAGCCCAGTCGGGGTTCGATTCCCCCACCATCGGCAGGATGTAAGTGTCAATCAGCGATTGGAGGAACAGCGCGGATCCGGCCTGCGCGGCGGCACCGACCAAAATGCACACCACGATGGCGATAACGCGCAATTTGTATTGGAAGATGTAGCCGAAGATGCGCTTGATGGTTCCGGGGTCGGCTTTGCCCATGGCGGGCTCGCGATTCTTGAAACTCTGGTCGTTGCTCATCGTGCTTCTCCTTCCTTGGTATCGGCTGCATTGGTATCAGCTGCGCTGGTATCGGCCGTGGGCATGGTCACCGTCACCGTCACGGTTTCGGCCGGCTCAGCGGCAGATGACTCAGTGGCAGCCTGTTCGGCAGCGGCCAATTCTTCGGTCTTAGCCTGGTTCTTGGTCTGGGATTCGTAAATGGAACGGTATTCATCGCAAGTGGTGAGCAGCTCCTCGTGCGTACCTGATGCCATGATGCGACCGGAATCCATCACCAGAATCATGTCGGATTCCTGCACGGAGGCCACGCGCTGGGCGATGATGATCTTCGTGGTGTCCGGAATCTCGTTGTGGAATGCGGCGCGGATCAGCTTGTCCGTCTTGGTGTCGACGGCGCTGGTCGAATCGTCGAGAATCAGAATCTTCGGCTTCTTCAGCAGTGCGCGGGCGATGCACAGGCGCTGGCGCTGTCCGCCGGACACATTGGTACCGCCCTGCTCGATGTACGTGTCGTACTTATCGGGGAATTCCTGAACGAATCCATCGGCCTGCGCGAGCTGCGCGGCATGGCGAATCTCTTCATCGGTGGCGTTCGGGTTGCCCCAGCGCAGGTTTTCGGCAATAGTGCCGGAGAACAGCACGTTCTTCTGCAACACCATGGCCACCTGATCGCGCAGCGCCTCAATGTCATAGTCGCGCACGTCCACGCCGCCGACCTTGAGCGAACCAGAGCTCACGTCGTAGAGTCGCGACACCAGCTGCACTAAAGACGACTTTGCCGAACCAGTACCGCCGACGATGCCGATGGTCATGCCGGAGCGAATCTTCAGGTTGATATCGTCCAACACGGGCTTTTCGGAACTGTCGGAGTAGCGGAAACTGACGTGGTCGAACTCGATGGAGCCATCGGCCATATCGGTCACCGGGTGAGCCGGGTTCTGCACCGTGCTTTCCTCCTGCAGCACCTGGCAGATTCGCTCGGCGGAAGCCTGGGAGATGATGACCATGACGAAGATCATGGACAGCATCATCATGGCCATAAGAATCTGCATGGCATAGGTGACCAGCGAAGTCAGCTCGCCGGTGGACAGGCCCAGCGCCGCATTATTGCCGGAAGCGACGATCTGCTGCGCGCCCATCCATGCGATGAGAATCATCGAGGCGTAGACGCACACCATCATGATCGGCATGTTGAAGCTCATGATGCGCTCAGCCTTGGTGAAGTCCTTGAAGATGCGCTGGGAGATGCGGCCGAACTTGGAGACCTCGAAGGATTCGCGGTTATAGGACTTGACCACGCGGATGCCCTGCAGGTTCTCGTCGACCACGTTGTTCAACGCATCGTAGGTGTGAAACACGCGCTCGAACACGGGGTGCACGAGCACGACCAGACCGCACAGGCCGATGGCCAGAATCGGGATGCAGGCCAGGAACACCATGGAAATCGACGGGGAGATACGGAACGAGAACAGCCAGGCTACGACCACCATGATCGGGGCACGCACGCCCAGACGAATGATCATCATGTAGGCGTTCTGCAGGTTCGTCACGTCGGTGGTCAGTCGGGTCACGATCGAACCGGTGGAGAACCGGTCGATGTTGGTGAAGCTGAAGCCCTGCACCTTCTCGAACTGGTCCTTGCGCAGGTTCTTGGCGAAGCCCGCGCCGGCCACGGCCGCGTACTTTCCGGACAAGAAGCCGGCACCCAGCGAAACCATCGCGCACACCAGCAGAATCACGCCGAA
This sequence is a window from Bifidobacterium breve DSM 20213 = JCM 1192. Protein-coding genes within it:
- the dcuC gene encoding C4-dicarboxylate transporter DcuC; translated protein: MELVIMYLVAIAAIGIVGFMLVKKMDIKISLFLIGIVLMYIALLMGKDISFTDFVSSGVTWLDPFKVVGDQFVSTLTSAGFIILILGGYTGYMSHIGANEVTVSVLAKPIAHIKSPYILVPITFLLGNLLSLVIPSASNLAIILMATLYPVLRQAGMSLLSAAAVIATTATIMPTPLGSDNVAIAAELAKTDMFSGLTASDYVFRYHVLVSIPTLLVMALAHYFWQKFMDKRAGSDLTDGDVDLAEVKAVEGSALYRTVYAILPLLPIIMLLIVFAITSTTGAKIDLSVELASILSFVIAIICELIRTRKGKETLAGTESFFKGMGGAMPIVALLVAASVFVVGLKSIGLITELQNAMTGLSGSGMGFVLPLILVGLTALIVLLSGSGTALFFAMVPLMVPLAAAASINVLAVSIPMGLAGNLLRAVSPVSAVVMIVAGSIKKSPIDIVRRTSVPMIAGVIVMFILSMAIFLPMGA
- a CDS encoding ABC transporter ATP-binding protein, whose amino-acid sequence is MSDTAEAIAQARKAVEPDKPKHVLRTLGHSIREYKKASILAPVFVAVEGILEILIPTIMASLIDEGITGGSMPATVKFGVILLVCAMVSLGAGFLSGKYAAVAGAGFAKNLRKDQFEKVQGFSFTNIDRFSTGSIVTRLTTDVTNLQNAYMMIIRLGVRAPIMVVVAWLFSFRISPSISMVFLACIPILAIGLCGLVVLVHPVFERVFHTYDALNNVVDENLQGIRVVKSYNRESFEVSKFGRISQRIFKDFTKAERIMSFNMPIMMVCVYASMILIAWMGAQQIVASGNNAALGLSTGELTSLVTYAMQILMAMMMLSMIFVMVIISQASAERICQVLQEESTVQNPAHPVTDMADGSIEFDHVSFRYSDSSEKPVLDDINLKIRSGMTIGIVGGTGSAKSSLVQLVSRLYDVSSGSLKVGGVDVRDYDIEALRDQVAMVLQKNVLFSGTIAENLRWGNPNATDEEIRHAAQLAQADGFVQEFPDKYDTYIEQGGTNVSGGQRQRLCIARALLKKPKILILDDSTSAVDTKTDKLIRAAFHNEIPDTTKIIIAQRVASVQESDMILVMDSGRIMASGTHEELLTTCDEYRSIYESQTKNQAKTEELAAAEQAATESSAAEPAETVTVTVTMPTADTSAADTNAADTKEGEAR
- a CDS encoding LacI family DNA-binding transcriptional regulator: MAFVTLKDVAQRAGVSAAAVSQILHNKGRFSSDTRQLVLKTVEEMGYVPDQRARSMRSSDTKTVGLLVPDLRNPYFADLVSSMEDELYAQGYSTLIGTSAETVERQDAFIDNLLGQRIDGAIVVPQGVNSPGMQSLIARELPLVFVDRLVSGVNSVPFVVSDPYPGVCEAVAELVRLGHRHIGFVSHSSLGSSNINEREAAFRSAVAQVTQLGKGTAAVVDCDSTYVSREAGLNELVRAGVTAIICAYSPDMITMIGLLHDRGIDIGSEMSVISFDDIAVFRLLTPQVAIISQQAEDMGRQGVDMLLDMIINNDCSRGESRYVPSSFVLRDSVGAPMWRVP
- a CDS encoding GNAT family N-acetyltransferase; this translates as MCISIQQDALTAELYVSVRDAVGFYHYDREDARMALDGGLYSVVAYVDGQVAGIGRVVGDGRIAFFIKDLVVLPQYQGDGVGTAVLRALITRIREHCCNHAYIGLMATPGKESFYEEHGFLRRPAPGYGSGLVQFVDPVPLSAAESTATSGIK
- a CDS encoding ABC transporter ATP-binding protein gives rise to the protein MSNDQSFKNREPAMGKADPGTIKRIFGYIFQYKLRVIAIVVCILVGAAAQAGSALFLQSLIDTYILPMVGESNPDWAPLLRAISLMACLYVAGIVASWAWQWLIITVEQGTLKKIRDDMFAHQQKLPIRYFDSHEHGDIMSHYTNDTDTLRQAISQSFPQMFSSIISAAAALLSMLWLSIPFTAFVIVFTVLLYFIVRKIVSRSGRYFVKQQQWIGDVNAFVEESVNGQKVIKVFNHEDATQKTFDEKNEELFEASAEANTWGNVTMPVVGNMGYLLYILLAIIGAAVSLAGVNDIGLTGVKPLTLGTLVSLLTLSRSFINPIGQVSQQLTMVMMALAGASRIFKLMDEPIEEDKGTVTLVNVELGEDGRTMTEVDHETGHWAWKREIGDDGTRSLKAAEKLKGSAREVVMKAKEQAITSPDGRLTLLRGDVRFTNVTFGYNPDKPVLHDITWFAKPGQKIALVGATGAGKTTVTNLINRFYDIQEGQILYDGISVAGIKKPDLRRSLGIVLQDVNLFTGTVMDNIRYGRLNATDEECIEAARLVNADSFIRMLPKGYDTVLEGDGSGLSQGQRQLISIARAAVADPPALILDEATSSIDTRTEEVVQAGMDNLMKGRTVFVIAHRLSTVRNSDVIMVLDHGNIIERGSHDELIAQKGEYYQLYTGAVELE
- the rihC gene encoding ribonucleoside hydrolase RihC; amino-acid sequence: MKQIPLIIDTDPGIDDAVAIALAVFNPRFDVRLITTVAGNVSIEATTTNALKLMAYYGKDVPVARGAAEPLIRQLDDASDIHGKTGMEGFDFPEPKTELLLDKHAVEAMRDEIMASAEPVTVMPIGPLTNIALLLKTFPEVKSRIERIVLMGGSVTRGNKGVMAEFNIFVDPEAAKIVLTSGLDITMATLDAGLGTVIPPEKTAQLKDMGKVGLMAHDLFQRYRKRSFGTGLKMYDACAVACLLEPDLFDMTKAFVDVEIAGELTAGCTVVDLKGYLKREPNATVTTGVHADRFCDWFMDGIAHCA